The nucleotide sequence CAGGCGGACAGGCTCTCTTCCAGACGGGCGGCGAGCGCGGCGGGCTGCTGCAGCGGAATGCCGTGTCCGCACTCCGCGACCACGTCGAGGGTCGCCCGCGGATGCACGCGACTGAGCAGTTCGGCGGAACGGTGCATGAGCGGCTTCTCGTTCGCGCCGACGAGCACCAGAGCGGAGCCGGGGTGCGCGCGCCACGCCGGCGGGGTCGTGAACCGTAGATTCTCCCCGACCGCGCGCAGCAGCGTCGTGCGGGAGAGGGCGGCGGAGGTCTCCAGATACCGAGGGAGCAGCTCGTCGGGGATGAACAGCTCGCGCGCCTGGAGACGGGCGAAGCGCGGGTTCCTCGCGAGTCCGGCGGTCAGGCGGAGCAGGGCGAGGGTGGGACCGGCGGCGCGCATCGGCTCCGCCTGGGCGCTGATGACGACGGCGTCGCCGACGAGATCCGGGCGCCGGGCGGCGAGCAGCACGGCGAGTTGCGCGCCCAGGGAGAACCCGACGACGGTGGCTGCTTCCCCTTCCTGCTCCAGGAGGGCGACGAGCCCCGCCACCGTCTCCTCGTGGGACACGTAGTCCGCCGTCGCGCTGCGACCGTGGCCGGGAAGGTCGGGGATGATGATGCGCCGTGCCGGGTCGAGGTGACGACGCATCGGGTCCCACATCCACCCGGCGACGCCGCCGCCGTGCAGAAGCAGCAGAGGACGGGTCCCCGGGGAGCCGAAAGTCTCGTGATGCATGTCACTCCGTCTCGAAGGTCGCGGCCATGCGGCCGATGGTGTCGATGGCGCTCTCCAAGCGAGCGGCATCCAGGGGGCCCAGGACGGAGGCGGCGGAGAGCAGCCCGATTGTCGCGCTGGACAGCGCCAGAGCCAGGCCTTCGGGGTCGACGTCGCGCCGGATGCGTCCGCGTTCCTGCAGATCGCGGATCGTGGCGACGACGCGCGCATGCCGCGCTCGGTACCGGGCGGGCGGCTGTGCGGACACCCGCGCGCCCAGCACGCCCGCGTCGTCGAGGAACGCCGCGGTCATGAGGTCGTCGTCGAGCAGCGCCACCGCCGTCGCGCGGTAGAGGGTGCTGAGCGAGGGATCCACGCCCGCGAGCCGCGCGACGTCGTCCGCGAGCCGCGCGGCGCCGCGTTCGAGCAGGGCGTCGAGGATGTCCTGCTTCGCCGCGAACTCCCGGTACACCGCGCCTTTGCCGATGCCGGCACCGTGCGCGATCGCCGCAACGCTCATCGCGTCGAACCCGGCCGTCAGGACGAGGTGCTCCGCCGCGTCCAGGATGCGGCGTCGGCGGTCCGGCACGAGCGGCCTAGGCATCGGACCCCCCGGCGAAGGCGTCGCGCAGCGCCGGGATGACGACGTCGGGGCGGTCGCGCTGCACCCAGTGGCCGGCACCGGGGACGACCACGAGCGTTCCGCAGGGCAGGGCCGCGGCCGCGTCCTGCGCTCGTCGCAGCGGGACCCCGGAGTCCCGGTCGCCGTGCACGAGGAGCACGGGGGTGCGGATCTCGGCGAGCCGATCGCGGTAGTCCGTCCGGAGCCGCATCGGCCGTACCTGGTCGCGCTGCCACTCTCCGAACGTGCGGAGTCCCTGACCGGTCGTCGCTTCGTCGAGCACCGCGTCCACGAGAGCGGGCGTGCGTGCCGCGGGGGAGCGCACCAGATCCCGGAGCCCGCGCTCCATCGCCCTCCGGTCACGGCCGTATGCGCGCGTCATCGCCCCGAGCAGGCCGGACCGTAGGAGCAGGAAGGTGGACAGATGGGCGACGGCGCTGAACGGACCGTCGGTCAGACGCGGCATCAGACCGTAGCTTCCGAGGAGGGCGGCGGACCGCACCCCTTCCGGACGATCCAGGAGGTGGCCGAGCGTCATCCCCGCGCCGAGCGACAACCCGGCGATCGCATACTCGCGGAGACCGAGGGCCTCGACGACGTCGCCCACCCCCGCGACGAGGCACTCCTGCGTCAGAGGGTGCGTCGCGCGGGGACTGCGACCGAATCCGGGATGATCGGGGGCGAACACGCGGTGGCCCGCCGCGGCGAGCGCAGGCCCGACTTCTCCCCAGGAGAGGGCGGCGCTGTCGGCGCCTCCGCCGTGCAGGAGGAGCACCGGGACCCGGGTCTCCGCGGCGGGTCGCCACTCCAGCACCGACGCCTCCCCTCCGGGAAGGATCACGGTGCGACGATGCGCGGACATGCATCCCCTCTCGTTGTGACCACCGTAGCGGATTCGGTCACTACGAGGGCGTCACGACTTCTCGGGGGTGCCGTTCTCCTCGGCCGCCGCGCGCTGCGCCTCGCGCAGCTCGGCGGTCGCGACCTTCACGTCGACCTCGGCGCGTTGCAGACGCCGCTGGACGAACGTCCGCGCCCCGAACCGTTCGTGCAGACGGTCGCCGCGCTCCTCCTCGGCCGTGACGATGTAGGCGCACGCGACGAGGATCACCTGGGTGGACAGCTGCAGCCAGATCAGCAGGGCGAGCAGCGAGGCGAACGAGGCCAGGAGCGGGTTGCTCGTGGCGCCCCCGACGAAGAGGCCCGAGAGCTGCTGCAGCACGATCAGGCCGAACGCGCCGAGGAGCGCTCCGGTCCACAGCGAGCGGGCGGAGGGGCGCACCCCGGAGAGCAGCAGGAAGGCGCCGACGATGAGGGCGGCGTCGAGGGCGAAGACCACCAGCAGGGAGAGCACCCGCACGCTCCATGCGAGCAGCGGGGAGTCCGACGGCACACCGAGCAGGTCGCCGATCCAGGTCACACCGAGCTGTCCGATGAACGTGACCCCGGCGGCGAGCACGAAGGCGAGCCCGATGCCCAGACCCAGGAGGAGGTTGCGGATGATGACCCAGATCCACAGGATGTCGGCCTGGATCGTCCCGGCGATCGTGCGGATGGCAGTACGGAGCGAGCCGATGGCACCGAGAGCTGACCCCAGCAGCGCGACGAGGGAGATGATGCCGGCGATCGAGAACGAGGCCGGCGACCGAAGGTCTTCGGTATTGATGACACCGCCGTCCCCGATGAGGCCGGGGACGGCCGACTGCACCGCGTCGACGATCGCCCGCCAGGCGTCGGGATTGCCCGAGAGCCAGAGGGCGGCGAGCGAGAACCCGAGGAGGACGCCGGCGAACACGCTGAACAGCGCGCGGTAGGTGACGCTGTCGGCGAGCATCGGACCGCGGCGTTCGGAATAGAGCAGCACGGCGCGGACAGGCCGCCGGGCCAGCGCCCAGGCGATCGCCGGTCCCGTGATGCGGGCGACGAGTCCGGGGCGCGACGGGGCCTCGGGACGGTTGTCGGTGTCTCGGGTGTCGGTGTCTGCCACGCCCCCACCCTATGAGCCCCGGGGAGGGCGTCCACAGGGGGTTGACGCGGCGTGTCACCATGACCAGGGCGATGCAGGGGGTGCCCTAGAATCGGGGCAACTCGATGTGCGCCTCCCGCCCGAGATCCGTCCCACGATTGGTGTTCCGTGCTCGACTCTGCCGCCACGCTCGCTCCGGACTGGCTCGTCGTCCCCGACGACCCGAACGATCTCGCGGCCGGCGTCTGGCCGGCGTCGGCGGCACGGGATGAGGACGGCGCTCTGGTGCTCGCCGGCGTGCCCGCACCGGAGCTGGTGCGCACCTACGGCACGCCGCTCCTCGTGCTCGACGAAGACGAGGTGCGCGGGCGCGCGAGGGCCTTCCGCGACGCGTTCGACCGTGCCGCCTCCGCGCATGGCACGACCGCGCAGGTGTACTACGCGGGGAAGGCGTTCCTGTGCACGACGGTCGCACGCTGGGTCGTCGACGAGGGACTGCGCGTCGACGTATGCACAGGCGGCGAGCTCGAGGTGGCCCTCGCCGCGGGCGTGGCGCCCTCCTCGCTCGGCTTCCACGGCAACAACAAGTCGGTCGCCGAACTGGAACGAGCGGTCGCCGTCGGGGTCGGCACCATCGTCGTCGACAGTGCGATCGAGATCGAGCGGTTGGCGGCCATCACGGCGCGGACCGACACCGTGCAGCGCGTGATGGTCCGCGTGATCAGCGGTGTGCACGCGGAGACCCATGACTTCCTCGCCACGGCCCACGAGGACCAGAAGTTCGGTTTCCCGCTCGCCGAGGCGGAGGTCGCGGTCGCCCGGATCCGCGAGATCCCCGGTCTGGAGTTCGCCGGCCTGCACTGCCACATCGGTTCCCAGATCTTCGGCGTCGCCGGATTCCGGGAATCCGCATCGCGCGTGCTCGAGCTGCACGCCGCGCTCCTCGCGCACGGCCCTGTGCCGCAGCTGAACCTCGGCGGCGGGTTCGGCATCGCCTACACCCGGGTCGACGACCCCACCCCGATCGACGACCTGGCCGGCGGGATCGTCGCCGCAGTCGCCGAGGGCTGCGAGGCGCGGGGGATCCCGGTGCCCGCGCTCTCGTTCGAGCCCGGCCGCGCGATCGTCGGCACGGCCGGCGTCACACTGTACGAGGTCGGCACGACGAAGGACGTCACCGTCGCTTCGGGGGCGACCCGGCGCTACGTCAGCGTGGACGGCGGCATGAGCGACAACGCCCGCACCGCCCTCTACGGGGCCAGTTACTCGGCCCGCCTCGCGTCGCGGACGGGCACGGGGGTGCCGCAGCTGAGCCGGGTGGTCGGCAAGCACTGCGAATCGGGTGACATCGTCGTCGATCACGAGTACCTTCCGGGCGATGTCACACCCGGCGACCTCCTCGCCGTCCCCGCCACGGGGGCGTACTGCGCGTCGCTCGCGAGCAACTACAACCACGTCCCGCGTCCGCCGATCGTGGCGGTCCGCGAGGGCCGCTCGCGGGTGATCGTCCGCGGCGAGACCGTCCACGACCTGCTGGCCCGCGACGCGGGCATCGACGGGGCGCACGCCCCCGAGGGAGCACGATGACCCACCTCCGAAGGAGCACCCATGACTGACTACAGACGACTTCGCGTGGCGCTGCTGGGCGCCGGAGCCGTCGGCTCCCAGGTGGCGGCCCTGCTGCTCCGCCACGGCGACGAGCTGGCCGACCGCGCCGGAGCCGCGCTGGAACTGGCGGGCATCGCCGTGCGCGACCTCGATGCGCCCCGTGACGTCGAGCTGCCGAAGGAGCTCTTCACGACGGATGCGGAGTCGCTCATCGTCGGCGCCGACATCGTGATCGAGCTGATCGGCGGCATCGAGCCCGCCCGCACCAACATCCTCCAGGCCATCGGCTCGGGGGCCGATGTCGTCACCGCCAACAAGGCGCTGCTCGCGACGCACGGACCCGAGCTCTTCGAAGCCGCGGACAGGGTCGGCGCCTCGGTCTACTACGAGGCCGCGGCCGCGGGCGCGATCCCCATCATCCGCCCCCTGCGCGACTCGCTCGCGGGCGACCGCGTGGTGCGGATCATGGGAATCGTCAACGGCACCACGAACTACATCCTCGACCGGATGGACACCGAGGGCGCCGACTTCGCCGACGTGCTCGCGGACGCGCAGCGCCTGGGCTACGCGGAGGCGGACCCCACCGCCGACGTGGAGGGCTACGACGCCGCGCAGAAGGCGGCGATCCTCGCGAGCCTCGCCTTCCACACCGCGGTCCCGCTCGAGGCGGTGCACCGCGAGGGCATCACCACCATCACGGCGTCCATGATCGAGGAGGCGCGCGCGGCGGGTTTCGTCATCAAGCTGCTTGCGGTGTGCGAGCGGATCGAGGCCGACGGCGCCGAGTCCATCTCGGTGCGGGTCTACCCGGCGCTGGTGCCGGTCACCCACCCGCTCGCCTCCGTGCACGGCGCCAACAACGCCGTGTTCGTCGAGGCCGAGGCCGCCGGTTCCCTCATGTTCTACGGCGCCGGGGCGGGTGGCGTCCAGACCGCCTCCGCCGTCCTGGGCGACGTCGTCTCGGCGGCGCGTCGGCACATCGCCGGGGGCGTGGGCGTCGGTGAGTCCACCCGCGCCAACCTCCCGGTGGTGCCGATCGGTCACGTGACGACGCGGTACCAGATCACGCTCGAGGTCTCCGACGCCCCCGGCGTGCTGGCCACCGTTGCCGGCATCCTCAGCGACGGCGGCGTGTCGGTCGCGACGGTCGTGCAGACCGTCGAAGGCGAGGACGAGCCCACCGCGCGGCTCATCATCGGTACGCACCGCGCCACCGAGCAGGCGTTGAGCGACACGGTGCGCGTGCTCGCCGAGAGCGATGTCGTCGCCCGTGTGGTCTCCGTGCTCCGGGTGGAAGGCGAGTGACGACGGTGACGGCTCCCGCTCCCGAGGAGCACGGTGCGCGCATCGGCCGCACGGTCGAGGTGACGGTCCCGGCGACGAGCGCCAACCTCGGCCCCGGGTTCGACACGCTCGGCCTCGCGCTCAGCATCTACGACCGTCTCGAGGTGACCGCACTGCCCGCGGGGCAGCTCGAGATCGAGGTGTCCGGCTCCGGGGCCGAGGACATCCCGCGGGACGCGTCGAACCTCATCGTGCGGACGATCGCCCATGTGTTCGCGGACGCGGGCAGGCCGATGCCGGGTCTGCGCATCGTGGCCGAGAACGCCGTCCCGCACGGGCGTGGCCTCGGCTCCTCCGGAGCGGCGGTCGCCGCGGGCGTGCTCGCCGCGAAGGGGCTGCTCGCGGGGGACGTCGATATCTCGGACACGGACCTCCTTCGCCTCGCGACCGAGCTGGAAGGGCACCCGGACAACGTGGCGCCCGCCCTGTTCGGCGGGCTCACGATCGCCTGGATGGGGGAGAGGGGCCCGCAGCACAAGAAGCTCCTGGTGCACCGCGGCGTCTCCCCGCTCGTGCTCGTCCCGGCCTACACGATGTCGACCTCGCAGGCGCGTTCGCTGCAGCCTCCGCACGTCTCGACGGCGGATGCGGTGTTCAACGTGTCGCGCTCGGCGCTGCTGATCGCGGCGCTGATGCAGAGCCCGGAACTGCTCCTGGACGCCACCGCCGATCGCCTGCACCAGGACTACCGGGCCGGTGCCATGCCGGAGACGCAGCGGCTGGTCCAGGCCCTCCGTGCCGCGGGCTTCGCCGCCGTCGTCTCCGGTGCGGGGCCGAGCGTGCTCGTGCTGGCGGACGGTCCGGGCAGTCGTCTCGATGCGGTGGAGGTGGCCAATCAGGTGACCGACACCCCGTGGGAGGCGCTCCTGCTCGCCGTCGACGTCCGTGGTGGTACAGTGGGGGATCGAGCGGAGGGCTCCACGTAGCATTCGTGAATCTGGCCCCATTGCATCTCTTGCAAGACCCGCACGCAAACCCCTGAGGCACAAGTGCCGAGGCTGGCTGACGCCGAGCGTCAGCCCGTGCGATCGTGCGCAGCACCCGTTGTGCGCGTTCACGCTCATTTCCCATGACCTATAAGGGAGTACTCGTGGAGAACCTCTCCGAGACCCAGAACGATCAGGCGGCTCCGGCCGCTGACGCCCCCGTCGCCGAGGCGGCGACCGAGTCCGCTCCGGCGAAGAAGCGCGCGCCGCGTCGGGCC is from Microbacterium sp. BLY and encodes:
- a CDS encoding alpha/beta fold hydrolase, whose protein sequence is MHHETFGSPGTRPLLLLHGGGVAGWMWDPMRRHLDPARRIIIPDLPGHGRSATADYVSHEETVAGLVALLEQEGEAATVVGFSLGAQLAVLLAARRPDLVGDAVVISAQAEPMRAAGPTLALLRLTAGLARNPRFARLQARELFIPDELLPRYLETSAALSRTTLLRAVGENLRFTTPPAWRAHPGSALVLVGANEKPLMHRSAELLSRVHPRATLDVVAECGHGIPLQQPAALAARLEESLSA
- a CDS encoding TetR/AcrR family transcriptional regulator; translation: MPRPLVPDRRRRILDAAEHLVLTAGFDAMSVAAIAHGAGIGKGAVYREFAAKQDILDALLERGAARLADDVARLAGVDPSLSTLYRATAVALLDDDLMTAAFLDDAGVLGARVSAQPPARYRARHARVVATIRDLQERGRIRRDVDPEGLALALSSATIGLLSAASVLGPLDAARLESAIDTIGRMAATFETE
- a CDS encoding alpha/beta fold hydrolase, with the protein product MSAHRRTVILPGGEASVLEWRPAAETRVPVLLLHGGGADSAALSWGEVGPALAAAGHRVFAPDHPGFGRSPRATHPLTQECLVAGVGDVVEALGLREYAIAGLSLGAGMTLGHLLDRPEGVRSAALLGSYGLMPRLTDGPFSAVAHLSTFLLLRSGLLGAMTRAYGRDRRAMERGLRDLVRSPAARTPALVDAVLDEATTGQGLRTFGEWQRDQVRPMRLRTDYRDRLAEIRTPVLLVHGDRDSGVPLRRAQDAAAALPCGTLVVVPGAGHWVQRDRPDVVIPALRDAFAGGSDA
- a CDS encoding YihY/virulence factor BrkB family protein — its product is MADTDTRDTDNRPEAPSRPGLVARITGPAIAWALARRPVRAVLLYSERRGPMLADSVTYRALFSVFAGVLLGFSLAALWLSGNPDAWRAIVDAVQSAVPGLIGDGGVINTEDLRSPASFSIAGIISLVALLGSALGAIGSLRTAIRTIAGTIQADILWIWVIIRNLLLGLGIGLAFVLAAGVTFIGQLGVTWIGDLLGVPSDSPLLAWSVRVLSLLVVFALDAALIVGAFLLLSGVRPSARSLWTGALLGAFGLIVLQQLSGLFVGGATSNPLLASFASLLALLIWLQLSTQVILVACAYIVTAEEERGDRLHERFGARTFVQRRLQRAEVDVKVATAELREAQRAAAEENGTPEKS
- the lysA gene encoding diaminopimelate decarboxylase, with the translated sequence MLDSAATLAPDWLVVPDDPNDLAAGVWPASAARDEDGALVLAGVPAPELVRTYGTPLLVLDEDEVRGRARAFRDAFDRAASAHGTTAQVYYAGKAFLCTTVARWVVDEGLRVDVCTGGELEVALAAGVAPSSLGFHGNNKSVAELERAVAVGVGTIVVDSAIEIERLAAITARTDTVQRVMVRVISGVHAETHDFLATAHEDQKFGFPLAEAEVAVARIREIPGLEFAGLHCHIGSQIFGVAGFRESASRVLELHAALLAHGPVPQLNLGGGFGIAYTRVDDPTPIDDLAGGIVAAVAEGCEARGIPVPALSFEPGRAIVGTAGVTLYEVGTTKDVTVASGATRRYVSVDGGMSDNARTALYGASYSARLASRTGTGVPQLSRVVGKHCESGDIVVDHEYLPGDVTPGDLLAVPATGAYCASLASNYNHVPRPPIVAVREGRSRVIVRGETVHDLLARDAGIDGAHAPEGAR
- a CDS encoding homoserine dehydrogenase; its protein translation is MTDYRRLRVALLGAGAVGSQVAALLLRHGDELADRAGAALELAGIAVRDLDAPRDVELPKELFTTDAESLIVGADIVIELIGGIEPARTNILQAIGSGADVVTANKALLATHGPELFEAADRVGASVYYEAAAAGAIPIIRPLRDSLAGDRVVRIMGIVNGTTNYILDRMDTEGADFADVLADAQRLGYAEADPTADVEGYDAAQKAAILASLAFHTAVPLEAVHREGITTITASMIEEARAAGFVIKLLAVCERIEADGAESISVRVYPALVPVTHPLASVHGANNAVFVEAEAAGSLMFYGAGAGGVQTASAVLGDVVSAARRHIAGGVGVGESTRANLPVVPIGHVTTRYQITLEVSDAPGVLATVAGILSDGGVSVATVVQTVEGEDEPTARLIIGTHRATEQALSDTVRVLAESDVVARVVSVLRVEGE
- the thrB gene encoding homoserine kinase, coding for MTTVTAPAPEEHGARIGRTVEVTVPATSANLGPGFDTLGLALSIYDRLEVTALPAGQLEIEVSGSGAEDIPRDASNLIVRTIAHVFADAGRPMPGLRIVAENAVPHGRGLGSSGAAVAAGVLAAKGLLAGDVDISDTDLLRLATELEGHPDNVAPALFGGLTIAWMGERGPQHKKLLVHRGVSPLVLVPAYTMSTSQARSLQPPHVSTADAVFNVSRSALLIAALMQSPELLLDATADRLHQDYRAGAMPETQRLVQALRAAGFAAVVSGAGPSVLVLADGPGSRLDAVEVANQVTDTPWEALLLAVDVRGGTVGDRAEGST